The proteins below are encoded in one region of Lactuca sativa cultivar Salinas chromosome 3, Lsat_Salinas_v11, whole genome shotgun sequence:
- the LOC111917139 gene encoding uncharacterized protein LOC111917139, with amino-acid sequence MEGIVHKTISVNGLDMHIAEKGEGPIVLFVHGFPELWYSWRYQIVYLADHGYRAVAPDLRGYGDTTGAPVNDPTKFTIYHLVGDLVGLIDAITSEGDQKVFVVGHDWGAVVTWHLCMFRPDKVKALVNLSVPFLPWNPMGDMVKMMIAAYGEDHYMVRFQVPGEIEAELAEMDTKTVVKKLLTFREPGPIYIPKGKGFKHSPIDAPVTLPPWLSEEDVEYFASKLEKTGFTGGVNYYRVLRLNWELSASWSGAKVIVPSKFITGDQDLVYHMPGVKDYIHNGGFQNDVPLLEEVVIMEGAAHFINQEKPDEINKHIIEFLQKF; translated from the exons ATGGAGGGGATAGTGCACAAGACGATAAGTGTGAATGGGCTCGACATGCACATAGCAGAGAAGGGTGAAGGTCCAATAGTCTTGTTCGTCCATGGCTTTCCTGAGCTTTGGTACTCCTGGCGTTACCAGATTGTGTATTTGGCTGATCATGGTTACCGAGCTGTGGCACCAGACCTTCGTGGCTATGGCGACACAACAGGTGCACCAGTGAATGACCCCACCAAGTTCACCATCTATCATCTGGTAGGTGACTTAGTTGGGCTTATTGATGCGATCACCAGTGAAGGTGATCAAAAGGTGTTTGTTGTTGGTCATGATTGGGGTGCCGTCGTTACTTGGCACTTGTGCATGTTTAGGCCGGATAAAGTCAAAGCTTTGGTGAACCTGAGCGTGCCCTTTCTTCCCTGGAACCCAATGGGAGACATGGTCAAGATGATGATAGCCGCATATGGGGAGGATCATTACATGGTCAGGTTTCAG GTACCTGGAGAAATTGAAGCTGAGTTAGCTGAAATGGATACTAAAACTGTTGTGAAAAAGTTGTTGACATTTCGAGAACCAGGACCAATTTATATTCCTAAAGGTAAAGGATTTAAACATTCCCCTATCGATGCCCCAGTTACCTTGCCACCTTGGCTGTCAGAAGAAGATGTTGAATACTTTGCTAGCAAACTCGAGAAGACGGGTTTTACTGGTGGAGTTAACTACTATCGAGTCCTTCGTTT GAACTGGGAACTCAGTGCATCATGGAGTGGTGCCAAAGTGATAGTCCCCTCAAAATTCATCACTGGAGACCAAGACTTGGTGTATCACATGCCTGGGGTTAAAGACTATATACATAATGGGGGGTTTCAGAACGATGTTCCTTTGTTGGAGGAGGTGGTGATAATGGAAGGTGCAGCCCATTTTATCAACCAAGAGAAGCCTGATGAGATTAACAAGCACATAATTGAGTTTTTGCAGAAATTCTGA